The Pseudomonas wenzhouensis genome has a segment encoding these proteins:
- a CDS encoding lysophospholipid acyltransferase family protein, giving the protein MPRLRLSLRLIHLALVIAFGTLLAAGVSLCERVVRHDLMPLRQRLTRWFLARLGGALPFRVRVAGELPQQPMLWVANHVSWTDIPLLGALQPLSFLSKAEVRAWPVAGWLTHKAGTLFIRRGSGDSSQISQQLTHHLQQGRNLLIFPEGTTTDGLGLRTFHGRLLSSAIDSGVALQPVAIRYLREGQPCSVAPFIGDDDMLSHLLRLLSQPACEVEIRLLAPIPSASRSRNELARYSQAMIASALQLETPVTLPTEAEAA; this is encoded by the coding sequence ATGCCCCGCTTGCGCCTGTCTTTGCGCCTTATCCACCTGGCTCTGGTGATCGCCTTCGGCACCTTGCTGGCGGCTGGCGTCAGCCTCTGCGAACGCGTGGTGCGGCATGACCTGATGCCCCTGCGCCAACGCTTGACCCGCTGGTTCCTGGCCCGCTTGGGCGGCGCCCTGCCGTTTCGCGTGCGGGTCGCAGGCGAGCTGCCGCAGCAGCCGATGCTGTGGGTCGCCAACCATGTGTCCTGGACGGATATTCCACTGCTCGGCGCGTTGCAACCGCTGTCCTTTCTGTCCAAGGCCGAGGTACGCGCCTGGCCAGTGGCCGGCTGGCTGACGCACAAGGCCGGCACCCTGTTCATCCGTCGCGGCTCGGGCGATAGCAGCCAGATCAGCCAGCAGCTCACCCATCACCTGCAACAGGGGCGTAACCTGCTGATCTTCCCCGAAGGCACCACCACCGACGGTCTGGGCCTGCGCACCTTTCATGGTCGCCTGCTGAGCAGCGCCATCGACAGTGGTGTGGCGCTGCAACCTGTGGCTATCCGCTACCTGCGCGAGGGTCAGCCGTGCTCGGTGGCGCCCTTTATCGGTGACGACGACATGCTCTCGCACCTGCTGCGCCTGCTCTCGCAACCGGCCTGCGAGGTAGAGATACGCCTGCTCGCACCGATTCCCAGCGCCTCACGCAGCCGTAACGAACTGGCCCGGTACAGCCAGGCCATGATCGCCAGCGCCCTGCAACTGGAAACGCCGGTCACGCTGCCGACCGAAGCCGAAGCCGCCTGA
- the olsB gene encoding L-ornithine N(alpha)-acyltransferase has protein sequence MTQIARRLQAERLQGPAALREAQALRYRVFSAEFDAKLNGAELGLDMDNYDIHCRHIGVRDMNSGELVATTRLLDHQAAAGLGRYYSEEEFALHGLAKLEGPVLEIGRTCVDAAYRNGATIAVLWGELAEVLNEGGYRYLMGCASISMQDGGIQAQAIMQRLRERYLCTEHLRAEPKHPLPQLDLPGNVIAEMPPLLKAYMRLGAKICGEPCWDKDFQVADVFILLKRDELCPRYARHFKAAV, from the coding sequence ATGACTCAAATCGCTCGCCGACTGCAGGCCGAACGCCTGCAAGGCCCCGCCGCCCTGCGTGAAGCGCAAGCCTTGCGCTACCGCGTATTCAGCGCGGAATTCGACGCCAAGCTCAACGGCGCCGAATTGGGTCTGGACATGGACAACTACGACATTCACTGCCGCCATATCGGCGTACGTGACATGAACAGCGGCGAGTTGGTCGCCACCACCCGTCTGCTCGACCATCAGGCCGCCGCCGGCCTGGGCCGCTATTACAGCGAAGAGGAGTTTGCCCTGCACGGCCTGGCCAAGCTGGAAGGCCCAGTGCTGGAAATCGGCCGTACCTGCGTCGACGCCGCCTACCGCAACGGTGCAACCATCGCCGTGCTCTGGGGCGAGCTGGCCGAAGTGCTCAACGAAGGTGGCTACCGCTATCTGATGGGCTGCGCCAGCATCTCCATGCAGGACGGCGGCATCCAGGCCCAGGCCATCATGCAGCGCCTGCGCGAGCGTTACCTGTGCACCGAGCACCTGCGCGCCGAGCCCAAGCATCCGCTGCCGCAACTGGACCTGCCGGGCAACGTCATCGCCGAGATGCCGCCGCTGCTCAAGGCCTACATGCGCCTGGGTGCGAAGATCTGCGGCGAGCCGTGCTGGGACAAGGATTTCCAGGTCGCCGACGTGTTCATCCTGCTCAAGCGCGACGAGCTGTGCCCGCGCTATGCCCGACATTTCAAAGCTGCAGTGTAA
- a CDS encoding acyl-CoA dehydrogenase family protein has protein sequence MPWSSLFQPIERLTAEAGLEDWYARLLARLGGTPQPFELALAGGLQAATPGLAFLAGYQAALRMLWPAAPWTAGALCVTENRSTRPADMSTRIYGLYISGRKDFVTAADCADWLLVAAREDSTDEPPRLALGVVRQGAPGVRIEPLPALPLMPDIGHARLHLEQAQSERLAGDGWDDYVKPFRTLEDVHVLAAVVAWQFGVGRECAWPDALLLRLQGLLAGCAEVARQAPNAATTHLLLAGLFAEQQALAGELHAAFSAGPAHWAELWQRDQGLLRIAEAARSKRLEKARRIVAGC, from the coding sequence ATGCCCTGGTCGAGCCTGTTTCAGCCCATCGAGCGCCTGACTGCCGAGGCGGGGCTGGAGGATTGGTACGCGCGTCTGCTGGCGCGCCTGGGCGGCACGCCGCAGCCCTTCGAGCTGGCGCTGGCCGGTGGCCTGCAGGCGGCAACGCCGGGGCTGGCCTTTCTCGCCGGTTACCAGGCCGCGCTGCGCATGCTCTGGCCGGCGGCGCCGTGGACGGCCGGCGCGCTGTGCGTGACGGAAAACCGCAGCACCCGCCCGGCGGACATGAGCACGCGCATCTATGGCTTGTACATCAGCGGGCGCAAGGATTTCGTCACCGCCGCCGACTGTGCCGACTGGTTGCTGGTGGCCGCGCGTGAGGACAGTACCGACGAGCCGCCCCGGCTGGCCCTGGGCGTGGTGCGCCAGGGCGCGCCGGGGGTGCGCATCGAACCCTTGCCGGCACTGCCGCTGATGCCCGATATCGGCCATGCGCGGCTGCATCTGGAGCAGGCACAGAGCGAGCGTCTGGCTGGTGATGGCTGGGACGACTATGTGAAACCCTTCCGCACACTGGAGGACGTGCACGTCCTTGCTGCCGTCGTTGCCTGGCAGTTCGGCGTGGGGCGTGAGTGCGCTTGGCCCGATGCCCTGCTGTTACGTCTGCAGGGGCTGCTGGCCGGTTGCGCCGAGGTCGCGCGGCAGGCGCCCAATGCCGCCACTACTCATCTGCTGTTGGCGGGGCTGTTCGCCGAGCAGCAGGCGCTGGCAGGCGAGTTGCACGCCGCCTTCAGCGCTGGCCCGGCGCACTGGGCTGAACTGTGGCAGCGTGACCAGGGCTTGCTGCGCATTGCCGAGGCAGCGCGCAGCAAGCGCCTGGAGAAGGCGCGGCGGATTGTCGCCGGCTGTTGA
- a CDS encoding MBL fold metallo-hydrolase, which produces MRREPIVLFDNGSHQCLMFDDLVSGEGVQSNQFLITDNEQYLLLDPGGDLTYTPLSLELSKHIPVQDLTYIFASHQDPDIIASLDKWLLHTRARVICSKLWARFLPHLTANYLALSRGINTYDRIIALPDRGQSIPLGKCTLKAVPAHFLHSVGNFQVYDPVSKILFSGDMGASLVDDASPVRDFVNHVPNMEGFHRRYMAGNKACRLWAAMVREMDVAMIVPQHGRPFVGPEMISAFLYWIENLECGLDLMGPEDYQLPK; this is translated from the coding sequence ATGCGCCGCGAGCCCATCGTGCTGTTCGATAACGGCAGCCACCAATGCCTGATGTTCGATGACCTGGTCAGCGGCGAGGGCGTGCAATCCAACCAGTTCCTGATCACCGACAACGAACAGTATCTGCTGCTCGACCCGGGCGGTGACCTGACCTATACGCCGCTGTCGCTGGAGCTGTCCAAGCATATTCCGGTGCAGGATCTGACCTACATCTTCGCCTCGCACCAGGATCCGGACATCATTGCCTCGCTGGACAAGTGGCTGCTGCACACCCGCGCGCGGGTGATCTGCTCGAAACTGTGGGCGCGTTTTTTGCCGCACCTGACGGCCAATTACCTGGCGTTGAGCCGTGGCATCAATACCTATGACCGCATCATCGCGCTGCCTGATCGCGGCCAGAGCATCCCGTTGGGCAAATGCACGCTCAAGGCGGTCCCCGCGCACTTTCTGCACTCGGTCGGCAACTTCCAAGTCTATGACCCGGTGAGCAAGATTCTGTTCTCCGGTGACATGGGCGCCTCGCTGGTCGATGACGCCTCGCCGGTGCGTGACTTCGTCAATCACGTGCCCAACATGGAAGGTTTCCATCGTCGCTACATGGCCGGCAACAAGGCCTGTCGCCTGTGGGCGGCGATGGTGCGTGAGATGGATGTGGCGATGATCGTGCCGCAGCACGGCCGGCCCTTCGTTGGCCCGGAGATGATCAGTGCCTTTCTCTACTGGATCGAAAACCTGGAATGCGGGCTCGACCTGATGGGGCCGGAGGATTACCAACTACCCAAATGA
- a CDS encoding serine hydrolase domain-containing protein, producing the protein MLTPSFRRQSLALGLSLLVSTARAEYWPQPDWQSLPRAESVALAELERYTFPARDNDERTGVRTDALLVIRDGQVVYERYAEPTTAQTAHLTWSMAKSLLATLLGVAYGEGRFKLDAPAAQYYPAMAEHPQIKIGHLLNWASGLDWQEDYEYAPLKSSVVAMLYTRGRADMAAFTAAHAAGAAPGTRFRYSSGDSNVLAAALRGMVGEQAYADYPWTALFEPLGITSATLERDASGTFIASSYAYLSARDLARVGLLMQRGGRWQQRQLLPAAWVEFVSTPFAGYQPQLAKPGDAVPGGHWWLNVELPGSTRPWPDAPADTIAALGHWGQGLYVMPQEKLVVVRYADDRDSSFQHNELLKRVRAAFAAEVQP; encoded by the coding sequence ATGCTCACCCCTTCTTTTCGTCGACAGAGCCTGGCGCTCGGTCTCAGCCTGCTCGTCAGCACCGCCCGAGCGGAATACTGGCCGCAGCCCGACTGGCAGAGCCTGCCCCGCGCCGAGAGCGTCGCGCTGGCCGAACTCGAACGGTATACCTTCCCCGCGCGCGACAACGACGAACGCACGGGTGTGCGCACCGATGCCCTGCTGGTGATCCGCGATGGCCAGGTCGTCTACGAACGCTACGCCGAACCGACCACAGCGCAGACCGCGCACCTGACCTGGTCGATGGCCAAGAGCCTGCTCGCCACCCTCCTCGGTGTGGCCTACGGCGAAGGGCGCTTCAAACTCGACGCGCCAGCCGCACAGTACTACCCGGCCATGGCCGAGCACCCGCAGATCAAGATCGGTCACCTGCTCAACTGGGCCTCGGGTCTGGACTGGCAGGAGGATTACGAATACGCGCCGCTGAAGTCCTCGGTGGTGGCTATGCTATACACCCGAGGCCGCGCCGATATGGCTGCCTTCACGGCTGCACATGCGGCCGGCGCTGCACCCGGTACGCGCTTTCGTTACTCCAGTGGCGACAGCAATGTGCTGGCGGCGGCGCTGCGCGGCATGGTCGGCGAGCAGGCCTATGCCGACTATCCCTGGACTGCACTGTTCGAGCCGCTGGGCATCACCAGCGCAACCCTCGAGCGCGATGCCAGTGGCACCTTTATCGCTTCATCCTATGCCTACCTGAGCGCCCGTGACCTGGCCCGTGTCGGCCTGCTGATGCAGCGCGGCGGCCGTTGGCAGCAGCGCCAGTTGCTGCCCGCTGCCTGGGTCGAGTTCGTCTCCACGCCGTTTGCCGGTTACCAGCCGCAGTTGGCCAAACCGGGCGATGCCGTACCCGGCGGGCACTGGTGGCTCAATGTCGAGCTGCCCGGCAGCACGCGGCCCTGGCCGGATGCACCGGCCGACACCATCGCCGCGCTGGGACATTGGGGGCAGGGCCTGTACGTGATGCCGCAGGAGAAGCTGGTGGTGGTGCGCTACGCCGATGACCGTGATAGCAGCTTCCAGCACAACGAATTGCTCAAGCGCGTGCGTGCGGCGTTCGCCGCGGAGGTGCAGCCATGA
- a CDS encoding amidase has protein sequence MIRRHPLLSVLALLLILLLAWAWPNRAHLAAFPDIIGAYTAKEYCSCRYVSAYPASYCEGYVQQYVPISSLLDDESAKRVTASGLGRTHSAVWLGERQGCQLLPND, from the coding sequence ATGATTCGTCGTCACCCGTTGCTCAGCGTATTGGCGTTACTGCTGATTCTGCTGCTGGCCTGGGCCTGGCCGAACCGTGCGCACCTGGCGGCGTTTCCCGACATCATCGGCGCCTACACGGCCAAGGAATATTGCTCCTGCCGTTATGTCAGCGCTTATCCGGCGAGCTACTGCGAAGGCTATGTGCAGCAGTACGTGCCGATCAGCAGCCTGCTCGATGACGAGAGCGCCAAGCGCGTGACCGCCAGCGGGCTGGGGCGTACTCACAGCGCTGTCTGGCTGGGCGAGCGGCAGGGCTGCCAGTTGTTGCCGAATGACTAA
- a CDS encoding YceI family protein produces the protein MRRSLLALLLAVALPVHADWYLDNESSRLSFISTHSSSQSEVHRFLTLHGQIAADGRARLRVDLDSVSTGIALRDERLRVMLFDTARLPEARISAQVNLAQFTDLAPGAQLELRLPLQLTLNERSRELHSELLVTRLDDRRFQVVTLAPLVLHAEDFALASAIEALRKLADLPAISLSVPVGAVLIFTAR, from the coding sequence ATGCGCCGTTCGCTTCTTGCTCTGCTGCTGGCTGTAGCCTTGCCCGTCCACGCCGACTGGTACCTGGACAACGAGTCCTCGCGGCTGTCGTTCATTTCCACCCACTCCAGCAGTCAGTCGGAGGTGCACCGCTTTCTCACCCTGCACGGGCAGATCGCCGCCGATGGCCGCGCGCGTCTGCGCGTCGACCTGGACTCCGTGAGCACCGGTATCGCGCTGCGTGACGAGCGCCTGCGCGTCATGCTGTTCGACACCGCGCGTTTGCCCGAGGCGCGCATCAGTGCCCAGGTCAACCTGGCGCAATTCACCGACCTGGCGCCCGGTGCCCAACTGGAGCTACGCCTGCCCCTGCAACTGACCCTCAACGAGCGCAGTCGCGAGCTGCACAGCGAGTTGCTGGTCACGCGCCTGGATGACCGGCGCTTTCAGGTGGTGACCCTGGCGCCGCTGGTGCTGCACGCTGAAGACTTCGCCCTGGCCAGCGCTATCGAAGCGCTGCGCAAGCTCGCCGATCTGCCGGCCATCAGCCTGTCGGTGCCGGTGGGCGCCGTGCTGATCTTCACGGCGCGTTGA
- a CDS encoding phospholipase D-like domain-containing protein produces the protein MRARGRIFPWRGGNRFELLLDGQTFFPRMLASIDAARQQVEVELYLIEDGRCSERLADALCRAAARGVAVRGLFDAYGAAGLSSLLRERLQAAGVQLRWYNPVRWRRGLRNFHRDHRKLLLVDQRLAYVGGTGSTDEFWQPDEARSPWHEVMVEIEGPLVGDWQQLFEQLWHTRFFWRPNHQPIALNLPECPPAGVGLGRVAYADAAQHRDILLSLLRALKGARQRVWLATPYFLPTWKIRRALRRAAARGVEVRLLLAGRHTDHPPVRFAGQRYYPKLLRAGVRIFEYQPRFLHLKMVLVDDWVSVGSCNFDHWNLRFNLDANVEALDPAFTQAVASSFIEDFHLSHEVTLQDWHQRPLWRRAQQRLWGWLDRLAVNVLDRWR, from the coding sequence ATGCGTGCGCGCGGGCGCATCTTTCCCTGGCGCGGCGGTAATCGCTTCGAACTGCTGCTGGATGGGCAAACCTTCTTCCCGCGCATGCTGGCGAGTATCGATGCTGCCCGGCAACAGGTGGAAGTCGAGCTCTACCTGATCGAGGATGGCCGTTGCAGCGAGCGACTGGCCGATGCCCTGTGCCGAGCCGCCGCGCGTGGCGTGGCTGTGCGCGGCCTGTTCGATGCCTACGGTGCGGCGGGGCTGAGCAGCCTGTTACGCGAGCGTCTGCAGGCTGCCGGCGTGCAGTTGCGTTGGTACAACCCGGTACGTTGGCGGCGCGGTTTGCGCAACTTCCACCGTGATCACCGCAAGCTACTGCTGGTGGACCAGCGCCTGGCGTACGTCGGTGGCACCGGTTCTACCGACGAGTTCTGGCAGCCGGATGAGGCTCGCAGCCCCTGGCATGAGGTCATGGTGGAAATCGAGGGGCCACTGGTCGGCGACTGGCAGCAGTTATTCGAGCAACTCTGGCATACGCGTTTTTTCTGGCGCCCGAATCATCAGCCGATTGCGCTGAACCTGCCTGAGTGTCCGCCTGCCGGTGTGGGGCTGGGGCGTGTGGCCTATGCCGATGCAGCGCAGCATCGCGATATCCTGCTGTCCCTGCTGCGCGCGCTCAAGGGCGCCAGGCAACGCGTATGGCTGGCCACGCCTTACTTTCTGCCCACCTGGAAAATCCGCCGCGCCCTGCGCCGCGCCGCAGCCCGTGGCGTCGAAGTACGCCTGCTGCTGGCCGGGCGCCACACCGACCATCCGCCGGTACGTTTTGCCGGCCAGCGCTACTATCCAAAACTGCTCAGAGCGGGCGTGCGCATCTTCGAATACCAGCCGCGCTTCTTGCACCTGAAAATGGTGCTGGTGGACGACTGGGTCAGTGTCGGCTCCTGCAACTTCGACCACTGGAACCTGCGCTTCAACCTCGATGCCAACGTCGAAGCCCTCGACCCCGCATTCACTCAGGCGGTGGCGAGCAGTTTCATCGAGGATTTCCACTTGAGCCACGAAGTGACCCTGCAGGATTGGCACCAGCGCCCCTTGTGGCGCCGTGCCCAGCAGCGGCTGTGGGGCTGGCTGGATCGCCTGGCGGTGAATGTGCTGGATCGTTGGCGTTGA
- a CDS encoding short-chain fatty acid transporter gives MFNTLTRMSVSLVQKYLPSPFVFSALLTLGVLLAGILSTGQSLPAMVQHWSGGFWTLLGFAMQMALIFVTGHALASAPIINRQLDRLAGMARTPGQAIIMVTLVALVGCWVNWGFGLVIGAVFARALARKVDGVDYPLLVASAYSGFLVWHGGLAGSIPLSMATGGPDLARITAGVLTEPVSISETLFSTLNMTIVVLLFIGLPLLNRAMHPRQGAKVADAAKLVESRAELPARETPAQRLDDSRILGLALVAMAGIYLFNHFATKGFVLGLDVVIAIFLFSGLLMHGTPERYMRAVDESVRGIGGIVLLFPFYAGIMGMMMGANADGISLGRQITEAFISWSSADTFPLLAFLSAGVVNVFVPSGGGQWAVQGPIMLPAAHALGVSPTVTAMAIAWGDAWTNMIQPFWALPLLGIVGLGARDIMGYCLIMLLYSGIVISGAFYFLG, from the coding sequence ATGTTCAACACCCTAACCCGCATGAGCGTGAGCCTGGTACAGAAGTACCTGCCCTCACCCTTCGTGTTCTCCGCCTTGCTAACCCTGGGCGTACTGCTAGCCGGCATCCTCTCCACCGGTCAGTCGCTACCGGCCATGGTGCAACACTGGAGCGGCGGCTTCTGGACGCTGCTCGGTTTTGCCATGCAGATGGCGCTGATTTTCGTCACCGGCCATGCCCTGGCCAGCGCACCGATCATCAACCGCCAACTCGACCGTCTGGCAGGCATGGCGCGCACACCGGGTCAGGCCATCATCATGGTTACCCTGGTGGCACTGGTCGGCTGCTGGGTCAACTGGGGCTTCGGCCTGGTGATCGGCGCGGTGTTCGCCCGCGCCCTGGCACGCAAGGTCGATGGCGTCGACTACCCGCTGCTGGTGGCCTCGGCCTACTCGGGCTTCCTGGTCTGGCACGGCGGTCTGGCCGGCTCGATTCCACTGTCGATGGCCACCGGTGGCCCGGATCTGGCACGCATCACTGCAGGCGTGCTGACCGAGCCCGTGAGCATCAGCGAGACCCTGTTCAGCACCCTGAACATGACCATCGTGGTGCTGTTGTTCATCGGCCTGCCGCTGCTCAACCGCGCCATGCATCCGCGCCAGGGTGCCAAGGTGGCCGACGCCGCCAAGCTGGTGGAGTCACGCGCCGAACTGCCGGCCCGTGAAACTCCGGCACAGCGCCTGGACGACAGCCGTATCCTTGGCCTGGCACTGGTGGCCATGGCCGGTATCTACCTGTTCAACCACTTCGCCACCAAGGGCTTCGTCCTTGGCCTGGACGTGGTCATCGCCATCTTCCTGTTCAGCGGCCTGCTGATGCACGGCACACCGGAGCGCTACATGCGTGCGGTGGACGAGAGCGTACGCGGCATCGGCGGCATCGTCCTGCTGTTCCCCTTCTACGCCGGGATCATGGGCATGATGATGGGCGCCAACGCTGATGGCATCTCCCTCGGCCGGCAGATCACCGAAGCGTTCATTTCCTGGTCGTCGGCCGACACCTTCCCGCTGCTGGCCTTCCTCAGCGCTGGCGTGGTCAACGTGTTCGTGCCGTCCGGTGGTGGCCAGTGGGCCGTACAAGGGCCGATCATGCTGCCAGCCGCGCATGCCCTTGGCGTTTCGCCGACCGTCACCGCCATGGCCATTGCCTGGGGTGACGCCTGGACCAACATGATCCAGCCGTTCTGGGCGCTGCCGCTGCTCGGCATCGTTGGCCTCGGCGCACGCGACATCATGGGCTACTGCCTGATCATGCTGCTGTACTCGGGCATCGTCATCAGTGGTGCGTTCTACTTCCTCGGCTAA
- a CDS encoding acetyl-CoA C-acetyltransferase, with amino-acid sequence MQDVVIVAATRTAIGSFQGSLADIPAPELGAIVIKRLLEQTGLDAAQVDEVILGQVLTAGSGQNPARQAAIRAGLPHAVPAMTLNKVCGSGLKALHLAAQAIRCGDADVVIAGGMENMSLSPYVLPKARTGLRMGHAQMLDSMIVDGLWDAFNDYHMGITAENLVEKYGISREAQDAFAAASQQKAVAAIEAGRFDAEITPVLIPQRKGDPIAFARDEQPRAGTTAESLAKLKPAFKKDGSVTAGNASSLNDGAAAVLLMSATKAQALGLPVLAKIAAYANAGVDPAIMGIGPVSATRRCLDKAGWSLADLDLIEANEAFAAQALSVGQELGWDADKVNVNGGAIALGHPIGASGCRVLVSLLHEMIRRDAKKGLATLCIGGGQGVALAIER; translated from the coding sequence ATGCAAGACGTCGTCATCGTCGCCGCCACCCGCACCGCCATCGGCAGCTTCCAGGGCAGCCTGGCCGATATTCCCGCGCCGGAACTCGGCGCCATAGTCATCAAGCGCCTGCTGGAGCAGACCGGCCTCGACGCCGCCCAGGTCGATGAAGTCATTCTCGGCCAGGTACTCACTGCAGGCAGCGGCCAGAATCCCGCCCGTCAGGCCGCCATCCGCGCCGGCCTGCCGCATGCCGTACCGGCCATGACCCTGAACAAGGTCTGTGGCTCGGGCCTCAAAGCCCTGCACCTGGCCGCCCAAGCCATCCGCTGCGGCGATGCCGACGTGGTGATCGCCGGTGGCATGGAGAACATGAGCCTGTCGCCCTACGTGCTGCCGAAAGCCCGCACCGGCCTGCGCATGGGCCACGCGCAGATGCTCGACAGCATGATCGTCGACGGCCTGTGGGACGCCTTCAACGACTACCACATGGGCATCACTGCCGAGAATCTGGTGGAGAAATACGGCATCAGCCGTGAAGCCCAGGACGCCTTCGCCGCTGCTTCGCAACAGAAAGCCGTGGCGGCCATCGAGGCCGGTCGCTTCGATGCCGAGATCACCCCGGTGCTGATCCCGCAGCGCAAGGGCGACCCCATCGCCTTCGCCCGTGACGAACAACCACGCGCCGGTACCACTGCCGAGTCGCTGGCCAAGCTGAAGCCGGCGTTCAAGAAGGACGGCAGCGTCACCGCCGGCAACGCCTCCAGCCTCAACGACGGTGCCGCCGCTGTGCTGCTGATGAGCGCGACCAAAGCACAGGCGCTGGGCCTGCCGGTACTGGCGAAGATTGCCGCTTACGCCAATGCCGGCGTCGATCCGGCGATCATGGGCATCGGCCCGGTATCCGCCACCCGTCGCTGTCTGGACAAGGCCGGCTGGAGCCTGGCCGACCTGGATCTGATCGAAGCCAACGAAGCCTTTGCCGCTCAAGCGCTGTCGGTCGGCCAGGAGCTGGGCTGGGATGCCGACAAGGTCAACGTCAACGGCGGCGCCATCGCCCTCGGCCACCCCATCGGCGCCTCGGGCTGCCGTGTGCTGGTCAGCCTGCTGCACGAGATGATCCGCCGCGATGCCAAGAAGGGGCTGGCGACCCTGTGCATCGGCGGCGGTCAGGGCGTGGCACTGGCCATCGAGCGTTGA
- a CDS encoding CoA transferase subunit B, whose product MALTREQMAQRVARELQDGFYVNLGIGIPTLVANYVPEGMQVMLQSENGLLGMGAFPTEEEVDADMINAGKQTVTAIKGAAIFDSAQSFAMIRGGHVDLTVLGAFEVDVNGNIASWMIPGKLVKGMGGAMDLVAGADNIIVTMTHASKDGESKLLERCSLPLTGSGCIRKVLTDLAYLEIENGAFILRERAPGVSVEEIVAKTAGKLIVPEHVPEMQF is encoded by the coding sequence ATGGCACTGACCCGTGAACAAATGGCCCAGCGCGTCGCCCGCGAGTTGCAGGACGGCTTCTACGTCAACCTCGGCATCGGCATCCCCACCCTGGTGGCCAACTACGTGCCCGAGGGCATGCAGGTGATGCTGCAGTCGGAGAACGGCCTGCTCGGCATGGGCGCCTTCCCCACCGAAGAGGAAGTGGACGCCGACATGATCAACGCCGGCAAGCAGACCGTCACAGCGATCAAGGGCGCAGCGATCTTCGACTCGGCACAATCCTTCGCCATGATCCGTGGCGGCCATGTCGATCTGACCGTGCTCGGCGCCTTCGAGGTGGACGTTAACGGCAACATCGCCTCGTGGATGATCCCCGGCAAGCTGGTCAAGGGCATGGGCGGCGCCATGGATCTGGTGGCCGGCGCCGACAACATCATCGTCACCATGACCCACGCCTCCAAGGACGGCGAATCCAAGCTGCTCGAGCGTTGCAGCCTGCCACTGACCGGCAGCGGTTGCATTCGCAAGGTACTGACCGACCTGGCCTACCTGGAGATCGAGAACGGCGCCTTCATCCTGCGCGAACGCGCACCGGGCGTGAGCGTCGAGGAAATCGTCGCCAAGACCGCCGGCAAGCTGATCGTCCCCGAGCACGTCCCGGAAATGCAGTTCTAG